The Patescibacteria group bacterium genome segment CTTTTCTTGGTGAAAAGATAGCCAAGATTGATGATCCGGTTGAAAACGGCTATTGGACCCACGAGATCGGCAGTCGCCTTAATATCCGAGAGGATGATTTCAGGGATCGCGTTTCCCAGATCAAAGCCGCTCAAAAAGCCCCGTCCAAGGCCATCGTCAGGCCCCAGGATGCCGCCAGACAGACCGCGCCTCAGAATACGACAAATGACCGGGATTTATTGATATTCATGAGGGTTTTGGCGTTAATTTGGATGTTTCCTGATTTTTTGGCTAAATTAGGTGATTATCTTGATCCGGAGGTTTGGATTGATCCCGTAGCCGAAGATCTTTACAAAAAAATTATTTTATTTTATACTGTAAATAACGAACTGTTTTCCATCAGCGCCGCTCAGCGGGAGGAACAAACCATATTTGACCTGTTTTATGACTGGGTCAAAACCCAAGCCGTTAGCGAGTCCGCGCTTAAAACACTCGAACAATCGTATCTTTTGGCGCAGAAGGACTTTGCCAGCCTGGATGCCAAGGAAGCGAAAAATGAGCTTGATACCCTTATCAGGTTGCTTAAAAGCAACTATCTTAATGTCATGATCTCCCGCCTCAAATTGAAATTGGATGAGGCGGAGAAGACCGGCGACGCCGCGTCAGCCGAAAATGTTTATTTGGAGTTGTCCGAACTGATTAAAAGGAAATCAGCGGTTTAGCTTTTATTTCAGAATAATCAGCAGTCAGCGGAAAAGACTCACCAATTAGAATAAAGTCAAAAGTAAAGTCAAAACATTATCATGTCAAAAATGAAAAAGAAAAAGCCGGCCAAGAAGCCGGCCAAAATCAAAACCAAAAAGAAACCAGCGCATCATCCGGCTAAAGCGCATAAGCCGGCCAAGGCCAAGAAATCGCCCAAGACTAAAGCCCGAACCAGGGAGTCGGTGCATCAGATAGTCATGCCCAATCCTTTGGAGATTGAAGCGGTAATGAAGAAGGGCCGGATCCGCGGTTTTGTGACTGAACAGGAATTAGCCTTGCTTTACCCGGAGATCGAGGAATACGTTGACCAGTATGAAAACATACTGGATGATTTGGACTATACCAACATCACCGTTGTAGAAGCGACGGCGCTTCTGGGCAAACCGCCGACCGGCGTACCGCCTCCGCCACTGACCGTCAAAGAAAAGAAAGCCGCCAAGATTACCTTGGGGGAGAATATTGATTTGGGCGATATCTCCGCCGATTCCATTCAGATGTATCTGCGCGAAATCGGCAAAGTGCCTTTGTTGCACACCGAGGAAGAAATTTCTTTGGCTAAACGGATTGAGCGGGGCGAGGTGGAAGCCAAACAAAAATTAATCAAGGCCAACTTGCGCTTGGTTGTTTCCATCGCCAAAAAATTCACCGGCAAGAATCTGTCGCTATTGGATTTGATTCAGGAAGGCAATATCGGGTTATTCCGCGCCGTGGAAAAATTTGATTATCACAAGGGCTATAAATTCTCCACCTATGCCACTTGGTGGATTCGCCAGGCTATCACCCGTTCGCTCGCCGATCAGTCGCGCACTATCCGCATTCCCGTGCACATGGTAGAGAACATCAATCGCTTCCAACAAGTGGAACGGCGGTTGGTGCAGGATTTGGGACGCGAACCCATGCCCGAGGAGATTGCCGCGGAAATGGGCGAGGAGTTGGAAAAGGTTTTGCATATCCTGAAAATTTCGCAAGAGACGATTTCGCTGGGCACACCTGTGGGCGATGATAGCGAAGATTCGGTGCTGGAGGATTTTATTGAAGACCAGAAGACGCTGACGCCGGATCGCGCCGCCGCTTTGCGTATCTTGAGCGATTATGTCCGGCAGGTGATCAGCGAGTTGACGCCGCGCGAACAGAAAGTGTTGGAAATGCGTTTTGGGTTGCGCGACGGCGTGGCGCATACGCTGGAAGAGGTGGGCAAGGAGTTTGATGTTACCCGCGAACGCATCCGCCAGATTGAAGCCAAGGCGCTGGAGAAGATTGAAAAGATCCAAGGCATAGAAAAACTCAGGGATTACTAAAATAAAACGGCCGTCTGCGTAAGACGGTCGTTGTCGTTTAAGGTTCTTAGATTCCTTTGGTTTGTGCCCGGTTGTCGAACTGTATAGCCAGGCTCATCAACTCTTTCAGCTTTTCAATGAATCCGGCTGGTACTGAACCGGTGGTAAGTGCGCCGGACAAGTAGCCGATCTTGGTGCCGTCAAGAATCTTGGCAATACTCATTCCTCGGGTTTGCAGTCGGCCATGTTGGCTTAGCGGTTGTGACATGACATCGCTGACGAATTCTTGGGGCGGTTGCCAATGGTGATCGACGATATAGTGCAGGATCATGTCGGGCATGACCCAACGGCGGCCATTGGCGAAGGTCAGATTGACTTCGCCGGATGATAGGTAGGGGAAATGATTTTTTTGTTTATCACTGGTGCGGCAGTACTCGCAGATGTGGAAACCCATGGTCTTGCCTCCTTAGCTAAACGGTTTGTTTTACAGAACTACAAATCAATATTTAATTATAACGCATCTCTCAGGGTTTGTCAATAGTCGGCGTTAAACCACCCTAGACGGGTTTTTCCACAGGCTGAATAATCTTGACAGCCACCTGTTTTTTTGCTAATATTATTAACACTGTTACCTTAAAACGAGTTCTAAGCTCAGCGGTAGCTCAATGGTAGAGCAATTGACTGTTAATCAATAGGTTACTGGTTCGAATCCAGTCCGCTGAGCTTTGGACTTGTTTTCCAAGCGACCGACATTCGTCATGAATGCCGGTCGTTTTGGTTCTAGACCGATTGGGGGGTCAGATTTACTTTTAAGTTGGAAAATGCTAAAATAGTGGCATAATTTGATATATAATTCATGAATATTTTAATTATTGGATCTGGCGGACGCGAACATGCTCTCTGCTGGAAATTAAAGCAATCCCCAAGGATTAATAAAATATTTGTAACTCCCGGCAATGCGGGAACTTCTGTGATCGGTGAAAATGTTTTGCTAGATATTCATGATCATCAGCCAATTATAGATTTTTCAAAACAAAATAGCATTGGCTTGGTTGTGGTTGGGCCGGATGATGTCTTGGCATCAGGCATGGTTAATTCTCTTCAAGAAGCGAATATTAGGGTTTTCGGTCCGACTAAAGAGGCATCAGAGATTGAATGGTCAAAGTCATTTGCCAAAGATTTAATGAAACGTCTGAATATACCAACGGCCGACTCTGCTGAATTTACGGAGATAAATTCGGCAAAAGAATATGTTAAAAATCATGCCTATCCGCTGGTAGTAAAGGCAAGCGGACTTGCGCTCGGTAAGGGTGTAATAATTGTCCATGATCAAGAGCAGGCGATTACCGCCCTTGAAGACATAATGCTGAGGAAAGTTTTTGGCCAAGCCGGAGATACGGTTATTATTGAAGAGTATCTTCAAGGCGAGGAAATTTCAGTTCATGCTTTTTGCGACGGAGAAATATGTGCTATGTTTCCGGCGGCGCAGGATCATAAAAGGATATTTGATAATGACCAGGGTCCAAATACCGGTGGTATGGGCACTGTAACGCCAGTTCCCTCGGTATCAATGGATATTTTGAAAGAGATAGAACAGAAAGCGGTTCTACCCGTTCTTAGGGAATTAAAAGTCATAGGTCGGGAATTCAGGGGTGTTTTGTTTCCGGGTATAATGCTGACAAAAAACGGTTTTAAGGTATTGGAATTTAATGCTCGCTTTGGTGATCCAGAAACCCAATCGTATGTACGGATGCTAAAAACAGATTTACTTGAAATTTTATTGGCTTGCGCAGACGGAAAACTTAATGAACAAATAGTAGAATGGGAAGAGAATATGTCGGCATGCTGTGTGGTTCTGGCTTCAGGCGGTTATCCCGGTGAATATCAAAAAGGATTGCCAGTAACTGGAATTATAGAAGCGGAGAGCATGAAAGATATTGTGATTTTTCATGCCGGGACTAAATTTTTAGACGACAATCTGGTTACTAATGGTGGAAGGGTTTTGGGTATAACTGCAACCAGTAATACGCTGCCCGAAGCATTACAGAAAGCTTACATGGCTGTTGATAGGGTTAATTTTGATGGTAAACAGTATCGAAAAGATATTGCTTGATAGACTTAATATGAATTATAATATATGAATTGTATAATCATTCACGGCTGCCCGTCGGATGCGGAAAAAGCCATGAACCCGGAAACCAGAACTTACGACAAGCACTGGCAGCCTTGGGTTAAACAAAAACTGATAGAGCGCGGCATACCGACGGAAACGCCACTAATGCCCGAACCTTGGAAACCCGATTACGAAGAATTCAAAGAGGAGTTTGAAAAGAACCGCATAGACGAGAATACGATATTAATCGGCCATAGCTGTGGTTGTTCTTTTCTGGTACGTTGGCTTGGTGATACTAAAAGAAAAATCAGCCAACTAATTTTGGTAGCTCCTTGGAAAATCGCCGAAGGCGATGATGTTGCCCGGCATGATTTTTATGATTTTCCGATTGACGAGACGATAAAGGATCGGGTTAATAAAATAGTGATGTTCACGGCAGATGATGAGGAAGAGGATGGCAAGAAAGGCTTGGCTATGTTTCATGCCGTTTTAGGCGGGGAAGTGATTGAACTTCTGGGCCGAGGCCATTATACGTTTGGCGATATGAAAACTGTGGAGTTTCCTGAATTACTAAAGGTAATTGAATAATATGAAAAACGCAATAATTTTACATGGCACGGGAGACTCACCTGATTTGTATTGGTTCCCATGGCTAAAGGAAAATTTAGAGAAAAGGGGATATGAGGTTTGGTTGCCCGAACTTCCTAATGCTGGATTACCTAATCGTCAAGAATGGGTTCCGTTCATATTGGAAAATGGGAAAATATCTAATGAGACCATAATGATCGGGCACTCTGCTGGAGCTCAGATTATTTTGAGTGTTCTAGAGAAATTGGAAAAGCCAATTAAGCAAGCTATTTTGGTTTCAGGTTATGCAAAGGCTCTGAGGCAGACGGCAGGGAGCGAAAAAAATGTCGATGACTATGATTGGGAGAAGATAAACGGCAAAGCTGAAGAATTCATTTTTATCAATTCGGACAATGATCCATGGACTTGCGATGATAGACAGGGCAGGATTATGTTTGATAATCTCGGGGGCAAGCAAATAATTTTGCACGAGGGCCATATGGGGTCTGGTTATTTTAACCAGCCTTACAAAGAATTTCCGTTTTTGTTAAGGTTAATTGACTAAATCCATGTACGTAGCATGCTACGTAACAAATAATTTTAAGGCCGTCGCCATTGCGGCATTAGCCGCAACACGAAAAATCGGCGCCGGCCAGCAAAATTTTTGGTTTTGGCGGAAAAATAAAATCAGAGCCGGGGCGGGCGGGCAAAAATTCCTCCCCCCCCAAATCCTCCAGTCATTTTTTGCCCGCATCCGCCCCGGCTTCAAAATTCAGCGTTCGGAAATTTTTGGAAAAAATTTCGTATTTTTTTAAGGAGGGAGAGCTTATAACTCGTTTCAGGTATGGTAAACAAGCCCGAACCCTCCGTTCGGGTTTTGTTTTTAGATAAGTTGGCATTTTTAATTTATATCGAAAAATGGTAAAATATGAACAATATGCTTGATGGCCTACTAAAATTAATTTATTACCTTGGTAGAATGACTGGCCGGTATACTAATTTTATTGCTGACTACCCGGATAACAAACCGCCCACCTTTAGATACCCGCACTTAAAATCAGTCGGCAATTATTTTAATTACAATTCATCAATAGATTGCTTCACGCTTAAGGATAAAGCTGACTCCCGATTGGTCGCCAATAAGATAATGGCTAACGAAATAACCCTATACGAGCTGGTAAATACCAAGGCAAAAAGAATCCACCTCAATGATTTTTTGGGTT includes the following:
- the purD gene encoding phosphoribosylamine--glycine ligase codes for the protein MNILIIGSGGREHALCWKLKQSPRINKIFVTPGNAGTSVIGENVLLDIHDHQPIIDFSKQNSIGLVVVGPDDVLASGMVNSLQEANIRVFGPTKEASEIEWSKSFAKDLMKRLNIPTADSAEFTEINSAKEYVKNHAYPLVVKASGLALGKGVIIVHDQEQAITALEDIMLRKVFGQAGDTVIIEEYLQGEEISVHAFCDGEICAMFPAAQDHKRIFDNDQGPNTGGMGTVTPVPSVSMDILKEIEQKAVLPVLRELKVIGREFRGVLFPGIMLTKNGFKVLEFNARFGDPETQSYVRMLKTDLLEILLACADGKLNEQIVEWEENMSACCVVLASGGYPGEYQKGLPVTGIIEAESMKDIVIFHAGTKFLDDNLVTNGGRVLGITATSNTLPEALQKAYMAVDRVNFDGKQYRKDIA
- a CDS encoding alpha/beta fold hydrolase, producing the protein MKNAIILHGTGDSPDLYWFPWLKENLEKRGYEVWLPELPNAGLPNRQEWVPFILENGKISNETIMIGHSAGAQIILSVLEKLEKPIKQAILVSGYAKALRQTAGSEKNVDDYDWEKINGKAEEFIFINSDNDPWTCDDRQGRIMFDNLGGKQIILHEGHMGSGYFNQPYKEFPFLLRLID
- a CDS encoding alpha/beta hydrolase, which translates into the protein MNCIIIHGCPSDAEKAMNPETRTYDKHWQPWVKQKLIERGIPTETPLMPEPWKPDYEEFKEEFEKNRIDENTILIGHSCGCSFLVRWLGDTKRKISQLILVAPWKIAEGDDVARHDFYDFPIDETIKDRVNKIVMFTADDEEEDGKKGLAMFHAVLGGEVIELLGRGHYTFGDMKTVEFPELLKVIE
- a CDS encoding sigma-70 family RNA polymerase sigma factor — translated: MSKMKKKKPAKKPAKIKTKKKPAHHPAKAHKPAKAKKSPKTKARTRESVHQIVMPNPLEIEAVMKKGRIRGFVTEQELALLYPEIEEYVDQYENILDDLDYTNITVVEATALLGKPPTGVPPPPLTVKEKKAAKITLGENIDLGDISADSIQMYLREIGKVPLLHTEEEISLAKRIERGEVEAKQKLIKANLRLVVSIAKKFTGKNLSLLDLIQEGNIGLFRAVEKFDYHKGYKFSTYATWWIRQAITRSLADQSRTIRIPVHMVENINRFQQVERRLVQDLGREPMPEEIAAEMGEELEKVLHILKISQETISLGTPVGDDSEDSVLEDFIEDQKTLTPDRAAALRILSDYVRQVISELTPREQKVLEMRFGLRDGVAHTLEEVGKEFDVTRERIRQIEAKALEKIEKIQGIEKLRDY